A DNA window from Hordeum vulgare subsp. vulgare chromosome 1H, MorexV3_pseudomolecules_assembly, whole genome shotgun sequence contains the following coding sequences:
- the LOC123413176 gene encoding transcription initiation factor IIB-like → MYTSTSSAADERVYCPECHRATEVVLDHATGDTICTECALVLDAHYIDECSEWRNFADDGGGDDRDPSRVGASRDPFLNAKLSTVIVYSNKSSATGVGANALPRMSVRDADASAASENTLVDGFRGIADMADRLGLVATIRDLAKETFKKLYDAKGSPRGRKRDAVYAACLYIACRNLGMPRTYKELASVTAGGAESKKDIGKMTTHIKRLLGEEDGQVMDIGVVSASDYLRRFCSRLGLGNQEVRDAQEAVRKVEEGLDVRRNPESVAAAIIYMVVQRAGAGRSVKDVSVATGVAEGTIKEAHKDLSPHAQMLFG, encoded by the coding sequence ATGTACACCAGCACCAGCTCTGCTGCCGACGAGCGAGTGTACTGCCCGGAGTGCCACCGCGCGACGGAGGTTGTGCTCGACCACGCCACCGGCGACACAATCTGCACCGAGTGCGCGCTGGTTCTCGACGCGCACTACATCGACGAGTGTTCCGAGTGGCGCAACTTCgcggacgacggcggcggcgacgaccgcGACCCCAGCCGCGTCGGCGCGTCCAGAGACCCCTTCCTCAACGCTAAACTCTCCACGGTCAttgtctactccaacaagtcctccGCCACCGGCGTGGGGGCCAACGCCCTGCCGAGGATGTCGGTGCGCGATGCCGACGCTAGCGCGGCGTCCGAAAACACCCTCGTCGACGGCTTCCGCGGCATCGCTGACATGGCCGACCGGCTTGGACTCGTGGCCACGATCCGGGACCTGGCCAAGGAGACGTTCAAGAAGCTGTACGATGCCAAGGGCTCCCCTCGCGGCCGGAAGCGGGACGCCGTCTACGCTGCCTGCCTCTACATCGCCTGCCGCAACCTCGGCATGCCACGCACGTACAAGGAGCTCGCCTCCGTCACCGCTGGGGGCGCGGAATCGAAGAAGGACATTGGCAAGATGACGACACACATCAAGAGGCTCCTTGGGGAGGAGGACGGCCAGGTGATGGACATCGGCGTCGTGAGCGCCTCCGACTACCTGCGCCGCTTCTGCTCCCGGCTCGGCCTGGGAAACCAGGAGGTGCGCGACGCGCAGGAGGCAGTGCGGAAGGTCGAGGAAGGCCTCGACGTGCGCCGCAACCCGGAGTCCGTCGCCGCCGCCATCATCTACATGGTTGTGCAGCGTGCTGGCGCCGGCAGGTCCGTCAAGGACGTGTCCGTGGCCACCGGCGTCGCCGAGGGCACCATCAAGGAGGCGCACAAAGACCTCAGTCCGCACGCCCAGATGCTCTTCGGCTGA